A genome region from Purpureocillium takamizusanense chromosome 8, complete sequence includes the following:
- a CDS encoding uncharacterized protein (EggNog:ENOG503P1GI~COG:A): MHYIRLLRPPKLSSSQQRMQTELVFTITTDLGDSFLFPEAPIDLVVTAHAYTPTGDSTYELSQHGRLQWTPGRRVAKPVYELPPMVVSAMMSGHPVELCVSPESSFSAAGVYSILTSPDDPHSRTGGRGLVMPVQVTLNGPDADDDISTRKIRLNASNEPPEYLEVEEEIGESIARHIWDAGVVALSAMTAMYKFPKLESSQHPCMRALRRMLDTSESGMNILELGCGVGILGTGLCAVYPRDRAADCTILMTDLDEAEGRAQANIALLKHNHSGSQLGNATILYENLNWEHGRQGRFGREVQRRRWDLVLLSDCTYNVDVLPALVGTLSALHDANVQQARAMDGDATAFATKVFLATKPRHASETALFGLMESEGWRTLVTQTLPLPVLGGEPESVEFYLFAKG, encoded by the coding sequence ATGCACTACATCCGGCTTCTCCGTCCACCGAAGCTCTCGTCATCCCAGCAGCGGATGCAGACGGAGCTTGTGTTTACCATAACTACAGACTTGGGGGACTCGTTTCTCTTCCCGGAGGCGCCGATCGACCTGGTTGTCACGGCACACGCCTACACTCCTACGGGCGACTCCACGTACGAGCTGTCACAGCATGGCAGGTTGCAGTGGACGCCCGGACGGCGGGTTGCTAAACCCGTGTACGAACTGCCCCCCATGGTCGTCAGTGCCATGATGTCGGGTCACCCAGTGGAGCTCTGCGTCAGCCCCGAGTCGTCGTTCTCTGCGGCCGGGGTCTATTCCATTCTTACGTCCCCTGACGATCCGCATTCACGTACCGGCGGTCGGGGCCTGGTAATGCCGGTTCAGGTGACCCTCAACGGTccagacgccgacgatgataTCTCCACTCGCAAGATTCGGCTCAATGCGTCCAACGAACCGCCGGAATACCTTGAGGTCGAAGAAGAGATCGGCGAGAGCATTGCCCGCCACATCTGGGATGCCGGTGTCGTCGCTCTTTCTGCCATGACTGCCATGTACAAGTTCCCCAAGCTCGAGTCGAGCCAGCACCCTTGCATGCGGGCCCTGCGACGCATGTTGGACACGAGTGAGTCGGGTATGAACATTTTGGAGCTGGGCTGTGGCGTGGGCATCCTCGGCACGGGTCTCTGCGCCGTGTACCCGCGTGATCGTGCCGCCGACTGCACGATTCTCATGACGGACCTGGACGAGGCAGAAGGTCGGGCTCAAGCCAACATTGCATTGCTCAAGCACAACCACTCTGGCTCACAGCTGGGCAACGCGACGATCCTGTACGAGAACCTCAACTGGGAACACGGGCGTCAGGGAAGGTTTGGCCGCgaggtgcagcgccgccgctgggacTTGGTTCTGCTGAGTGACTGCACTTACAACGTCGACGTGTTGCCTGCGCTGGTAGGCACGCTGTCTGCCTTGCATGATGCAAACGTGCAGCAGGCGCGAGCGATGGATGGCGATGCGACTGCGTTTGCGACGAAAGTCTTTCTTGCTACAAAGCCGCGGCACGCATCCGAGACGGCTCTCTTTGGCTTGATGGAATCGGAGGGTTGGAGAACACTGGTGACCCAGACTTTGCCCTTGCCAGTGCTGGGAGGCGAACCAGAATCGGTCGAGTTTTACCTGTTTGCAAAGGGAtag
- a CDS encoding uncharacterized protein (EggNog:ENOG503P0JQ~COG:F~COG:J), whose product MSSQAEIVKLLSTLLSVVETSIVPLTRKGVSSGSKLFGAAILSRAEDLKPLTVATNNERVSPLLHGEINCIQQFFTADFPDPATRPDPRRDCIFFATHEPCSLCLSGIAWSGFSDFYYLFTYEDSRDLFAIPYDIEILEEVFRVKGAETDHQLQQRALYNKNNKFFRGRSLADLVALLDDEAQRTHWTGEIQRVKALYNSLSETYQEGKKLGATSSSIWK is encoded by the coding sequence ATGTCGAGCCAGGCCGAGATCGTCAAGCTGCTCTCCACCCTCCTCTCCGTCGTGGAGACCTCCATCGTCCCGCTGACTCGGAAGGGCGTTTCATCCGGCTCCAAGCTCTTCGGCGCTGCAATCCTCTCCCGGGCCGAGGACCTCAAACCGCTCACTGTTGCAACCAACAATGAGCGCGTCTCACCCCTGCTCCATGGCGAGATCAACTGCATCCAGCAGTTCTTCACCGCCGACTTCCCCGACCCGGCGACCCGGCCCGATCCGCGCCGCGACTGCATCTTCTTCGCAACCCACGAACCGTGCAGTCTGTGCCTCAGCGGCATCGCGTGGTCTGGATTCAGCGACTTCTACTATCTCTTCACGTATGAGGACAGCCGCGACTTGTTCGCCATCCCATACGACATTGAGATCCTCGAGGAAGTATTCAGGGTGAAGGGCGCGGAGACGGACCATCAGTTACAGCAACGGGCCTTGTACAACAAGAATAACAAATTCTTCAGAGGCAGGTCACTTGCCGACTTGGTAGCGCTCCTGGACGATGAGGCGCAGAGGACACACTGGACTGGCGAGATTCAAAGAGTCAAGGCGCTGTACAACTCTCTGAGCGAGACCTACCAAGAGGGGAAGAAGCTGGGGGCGACGAGCTCTAGCATTTGGAAGTAG
- a CDS encoding uncharacterized protein (EggNog:ENOG503NU60~COG:S) — MSYPSPRTPGSTPIHEWEYSRMSSATPTPSPRPNWFESATPRRPATRAAHTRSSSYSQHGNFTPRTHMESPRYNSYGDYCTVDVSAKHFSSSRRPPGPFQNSPGRDRRHSYTYVRASTPYGESDEDEIIEAMGRTYVLPAQSRSKSRHYKHHNIYDHDGVWYTNYDDYLQNGAYYADPAYARAAHYESPRPQPQARPPTSHSHARRSSASVPQRPATTRPSNTPRAKPPAAPKATDADARRHKIPAGYSLKNWDPTEEPILLLGSVFDANSLGKWIYDWTVYHAGASTPIADMAGDLWLLLIELSVHIKDADEKARLVRSAENREIIREFIEAGDRLMEKLKSLLKACEAPMLKAARKKQSSLGKNSGVEFVETLFGRERELAKTEKFMQSVRLFNLRFEANATEILAHPTA; from the coding sequence ATGAGCTACCCATCACCACGAACGCCAGGATCGACTCCGATCCACGAGTGGGAGTATTCGCGAATGTCTTCAGCCACTCCCACCCCCTCGCCACGGCCCAACTGGTTCGAATCGGCCACGCCCCGGCGACCAGCGACGCGCGCTGCGCACACCCGCTCAAGCAGCTACTCGCAGCATGGCAACTTCACGCCACGGACGCACATGGAGTCCCCGCGATACAACAGCTATGGGGACTACTGTACGGTAGATGTGAGTGCCAAACATTTTTCGTCATCGCGCCGGCCTCCTGGCCCTTTCCAAAATAGCCCAGGGCGCGATCGCCGGCACTCGTATACCTATGTCCGGGCCTCTACACCCTATGGAGAatccgacgaggacgagatcATCGAGGCAATGGGGCGCACCTATGTGTTGCCTGCCCAGTCACGGTCCAAGAGTCGCCATTACAAGCACCACAATATCTATGACCATGATGGGGTATGGTACACTAATTACGACGACTACCTGCAGAACGGCGCCTACTACGCTGATCCTGCCTATGCCCGGGCCGCTCACTATGAATCGCCCAGGCCACAGCCTCAAGCCAGGCCTCCGACAAGCCATTCGCATGCTCGTCGGTCTTCAGCATCGGTGCCTCAGCGGCCCGCCACCACTCGGCCGTCCAACACGCCTCGGGCCAAACCGCCGGCCGCACCAAAGGCCACGGATGCTGACGCTCGTCGACACAAGATACCCGCCGGGTACTCGCTGAAGAACTGGGATCCCACCGAGGAGCCCATCTTGCTTCTGGGCAGCGTTTTCGACGCCAACAGTCTTGGCAAGTGGATTTATGACTGGACCGTGTACCACGCAGGGGCATCCACACCCATTGCCGACATGGCTGGCGACCTTTGGCTTTTGCTCATCGAACTCTCGGTCCATATCAAGGATGCCGATGAGAAGGCTCGCCTCGTTCGCAGTGCCGAGAATCGGGAAATCATCCGTGAGTTCATTGAGGCCGGCGACCGCCTCATGGAAAAGCTGAAGTCCCTTCTCAAGGCTTGCGAAGCTCCCATGTTGAAGGCTGCTCGCAAGAAGCAGTCTAGTCTGGGTAAGAACTCGGGTGTCGAGTTTGTCGAGACGCTGTTTGGCCGTGAGCGTGAACTGGCGAAGACGGAGAAGTTTATGCAAAGCGTTCGCCTTTTCAATCTACGCTTTGAAGCAAATGCTACCGAGATCCTCGCCCACCCGACTGCCTAA
- a CDS encoding uncharacterized protein (COG:S~EggNog:ENOG503PAY7), whose amino-acid sequence MPLFPPQQPTNRPSFQSLASGSPGPAIHYCSYLSHSFGVVQNTTMQLSSLLLTIGASSLALAGNPYPNATITEKPNTITETVTSTHIGTITTCPPDVHDCPIGKKWTKVVTHTKEYCPEKEEEEKHKHKKIVCHGDWCAPEEHCDKCEHHRVVCEDDHCRAEPCGKDDDHHKLVVCNGKECHYRKCNGEECRRKIVCHDGKCVFPKCHGHECEKKWACHDDKCKFEECDGEDCGKKVICKDDDCKPEEPCHHCPAPHHPKPEPYPQPHPEPTSAPHYRPTGFTESPKQYPSHTRVANNTVPVQAGSDKKTVALNLLGAAAGLAFML is encoded by the coding sequence ATGCCTCTCTTCCCTCCTCAGCAACCCACTAACCGGCCCAGCTTCCAGTCGCTCGCTTCAGGATCCCCAGGACCTGCCATTCATTACTGTTCTTACCTTAGTCATTCCTTCGGAGTAGTCCAAAACACAACCATGCAACTGTCGAGTCTTCTCCTTACCATCGGGGCCAGctccctggccctggccggtAACCCCTACCCCAATGCCACCATCACGGAGAAGCCCAACACCATCACCGAGACCGTCACCAGCACTCACATTGGCACCATCACGACCTGCCCACCTGATGTTCACGACTGTCCCATCGGCAAGAAGTGGACCAAGGTCGTGACCCACACCAAGGAGTACTGcccggagaaggaggaggaggagaagcacAAGCACAAGAAGATCGTCTGCCACGGCGACTGGTGCGCGCCCGAGGAGCACTGTGACAAGTGCGAGCATCACCGCGTTGTCTGCGAGGACGACCACTGCCGCGCCGAGCCCtgcggcaaggacgacgaccaccacaaGCTCGTCGTCTGCAACGGCAAGGAGTGCCACTACCGCAAGTGTAACGGCGAGGAGTGCAGGCGCAAGATTGTCTGCCACGACGGCAAGTGTGTCTTCCCCAAGTGCCACGGTCACGAGTGCGAGAAGAAGTGGGCTTGCCACGACGACAAGTGCAAGTTCGAGGAGTGCGATGGTGAGGACTGCGGCAAGAAGGTTATTtgcaaggacgacgactgcAAGCCTGAGGAGCCTTGCCACCACTGCCCCGCCCCTCACCACCCCAAGCCCGAGCCTTACCCTCAGCCTCACCCAGAgcccacctcggcgccgcatTACCGTCCTACCGGCTTCACTGAGTCGCCCAAGCAATACCCTTCCCACACCCGTGTGGCCAACAACACCGTCCCTGTCCAGGCCGGCTCGGACAAGAAGACGGTTGCCCTCAACCTTCttggtgctgccgctggtctGGCGTTTATGCTGTAG